The Maylandia zebra isolate NMK-2024a linkage group LG4, Mzebra_GT3a, whole genome shotgun sequence genome includes a window with the following:
- the LOC143418375 gene encoding uncharacterized protein LOC143418375, whose translation MDAQGTPLASGIDVKGPPIEEIAAEVPFVDGGSLTGAWKTPESTLAGIRWIQQCLQNSSPQSLSTWVSGTKKHSANVWTLTSNIQQDPDSVFYLPAGVFCLSVTGESDFC comes from the exons atggacgcgcagggtacccctctcgcgtcgggaattgacgtgaagggtcctccgattgaagagattgccGCGGAAGTGCCTTTTGTcg atggaggatcactaacaggagcgtggaagactccagaatccactctggctggaatccggtggatacagcagtgtttacag aacagttctccacagtcactgtccacatgggtcagtgggaccaagaagcactctgctaatgtgtggactctgaccagcaacatccagcaggacccagacagcgttttctatctcccagctggagttttttgtttgtctgtgactggagagtcagatttttgttga